CATTTAGAAAAACATAAAACATGCCCCTGCCAAAAACGGCAGGGGCATGTTTTATGTTTTAAGCCCAAGCAGCAAAAATAACTCAAAAATAACTATGGAATAACTATGACGCAGCTACGCCGTCAACAATTTTCGCAGGTTTTCCAAGTCAATGGGAACAATCTCAATCGGGACTTCAGCAAAGTCAAAGAACTCCAGTATTTTCTCATCATCAAAGGGAACCAGCCCGGTATCCAGCAGAACAATGCGATCATAACCCCCAAAGTTCTGGCGGGCATCCACCTTATCCCAATGAAGGCCCTCCTCAAATATCTGCCGCCAATTGTTGAGCCAGCCGGTTGTTAAATAGAATGTCCGCGCTTCTTTATCCATTTCAGCCATTTTTTCTCCCAGCAGCATTTCGATACAGTTTCGCGCCTCAATACACCGGCATCCGTTACGGGCCGCCAGTTCTTCCATTTCCATATGGCAGCCTGTGCCAAATATCAATGTCAGGTTCTCCTTGTCGTCATAAGCCTGGATAGCATTTGTTACCGCCGATAATAATTTTTTCAGATCCACATGGAGAGCGGGGTCCAAGTAACGAATTTCAACATTTTCATCCTTTAGAATATGCTCAATTTCATCTTTCAATATGGCACAACACAACATTTTTTTGGGTTTATCCGGCATAATGTCCCCCTCCTTGTCTCTTAAATGATAGGGTTATAACACTCCTTATGCTCTCATAGTAACAAATTAGGGCACCGCCGGTCTGTAAATTATTTTACAGCAATAAATCTTTTCGGTTGAGCCGGCCTTCCTTTTAATGCCTGACCCCGATTCCACTGCCAGCTACCGGGCTGGTTTTCTCCCGCGAACAAAGGCGCTAACGATGGCTCCGTTCCATTTTTCAATCTCTTTAATTGTTGCTCCGGGAACCAAATTCTTCGCCGACGGATCGGTTAAATCATACGTCCTGGTAATTTCCAGTTCGATGTTTTCAAAACCAGCTTGAAATAGCTTTGCTTTATACTCGTTGTCTGTAAGAGCCCCAGCCATACAGCCGGCCCAGGCCAGCAGGTTCTGCTTTATTTCATCAGGTAAGGGCTTGGTAGTAACGATATCTGACACTGCTACCCGGCCGCCAGGTTTTAAAACCCGGTATATTTCGTGGAATACCTGGTCCTTATTAACAGACAGATTGATCACACAGTTGGAGATAACCACATCCACCGCCGCGGCCGGCAAAGGAATATCTTCAATATGACCTTTCAGAAATTCGGCGTTGATCAACCCGGCCTTGGCCTTATTAGCGTTGGCTGCTGCCAGCATCTCATCAGTCATATCCAGCCCATAGGCTTTGCCGGATGGCCCCACCCGCCTGGCG
This window of the Methylomusa anaerophila genome carries:
- a CDS encoding DUF1638 domain-containing protein, giving the protein MPDKPKKMLCCAILKDEIEHILKDENVEIRYLDPALHVDLKKLLSAVTNAIQAYDDKENLTLIFGTGCHMEMEELAARNGCRCIEARNCIEMLLGEKMAEMDKEARTFYLTTGWLNNWRQIFEEGLHWDKVDARQNFGGYDRIVLLDTGLVPFDDEKILEFFDFAEVPIEIVPIDLENLRKLLTA
- the arsM gene encoding arsenite methyltransferase codes for the protein MDEKNTCLAGGKQMMDDNEVRELVRQKYAEAITAKTGCCCNSSCCGSDNSAANMITGGLYAADEVTGLPQDLVNASLGCGNPTALAELHPGETVLDLGSGAGLDVLLSARRVGPSGKAYGLDMTDEMLAAANANKAKAGLINAEFLKGHIEDIPLPAAAVDVVISNCVINLSVNKDQVFHEIYRVLKPGGRVAVSDIVTTKPLPDEIKQNLLAWAGCMAGALTDNEYKAKLFQAGFENIELEITRTYDLTDPSAKNLVPGATIKEIEKWNGAIVSAFVRGRKPAR